The sequence below is a genomic window from Tubulanus polymorphus chromosome 1, tnTubPoly1.2, whole genome shotgun sequence.
CACTTTCCTCCTCACACTACGGTGCGGGCCTGATTTGAATGGAGTGTTGTATCATTCAAAACCCAATTCTGAGTTGAAACTGACTCTAAATGGATTCCGTGGTTTGACTCTTATTAAGAGTTATTTCCAATAGTTTCACTGTGCAGTCGAAATTgaattcagaactgtggaataaGGCGCGATCGACAAATCAGGCCCGCATCCCTGTCCTTTGTATTTTCATGATGGTGGACCTCTTACGACGTGTACGGTTAGTGATATTTTCGAtacgagtttttttttcaccaaAAATAGTCAGACACAATTTTATTAGTTACGAAACGTTTTACGCAGTTGGTCTGCCGACTTTAGAGCGTCTTCAATTGTCTTGCACTTCCCCTAGCGGGAAACTTTCTTCCTTTGTTGCAGAATAACGGCTTTAATTCTTCTTGTACGGTAACTACGTGTAAGCAAAAGTCCTCGATTTAGACAAAACCGTCTCCTTATCCATCGACAATACATGAATCAACAAcggaaaataaatttcttcttttctgtttatttcattcactATGTACTTTCTGATAATCTTTTACAAAACAAATTCACTCAATACAATATTTCGATTCATATTCACTTCCTAGACACGTTTTTCaagatttaatgaatgaattcaaaaaagtATTCCTAAATTCATAGCACAATATACCCTGACTTTAAATACCCCAAGATTCAAGTCTGACACACACTGGTAAAATTCTTATTCAGCGCTTAAGTTTATTTGGACACTATTGTGCACTGTATGATATTCTTACTCTAGAACTGCATTTATTTTAGTCACAGCTGGCATCAATCATAATCCATAATAAACCAGGTGACATCAGGTAAAGGTGACATCATCTTAGATTCAGATCATAACATAGTAAAGACATGCTGTCATCACACCGTAAAAGCTTAACTAAATGTTCACAGAAAAAGTATGTAAACCTTGATCACATTTATCTATTGATGAATAAAGTTAAAAGTACAGGCAGTATTACGCAATCATAACTGTTTCATTGTTCATCGTGTTAATTTTACTTTCAGATTTATCTGCTTGAGATCAAAAGTATGTAAACTAATCTCACGCGATCAAAACAATTTAGCTCCGTATCCGAATGTTTGTCGAATGCGATCCCAGTAGAAGTTTTTCCAGCCGTCTTTCGTACGATCGAAATCGGTCGCCGGTATTCCTGATTGCGTGAGAGTTAATTGCGTTGATCCGTCACGGTCGTCTAGCGTGAGCGTCACCTCCGAGTAGTGCGCCGCTGGCCAATCTTTCAAACgccatttcattttgattttctcgTTCAAAACCTGCAATAGACAGATTTACGACAGTTCAATATCCAACTAGCATATGATTAGGCACCACCATTCGATACAGCAGTTATGACGAGCAGTTCTATCCAATGAGCTTTCATTTAGGTATCAGTTATATCATAATACATTTTCCAGCAAAAGTTGCACAGCGCACGTGAAGAACAGTTGCTTGAACTCGGACGCATTCAGTTTTCTACTTACAAGTTCAGTGAATTCACCAGATATTGTGTTtccataaaatgaaaatcgtcCACCTTTTTCGCACCTGAATTCACTGACAGCCTTTTGCGTAAATGCATTaaccatctgaaataataaGTAACTAATTACATTCACAAACTCATATACATAAAAATATCGATTCAACCATTGTGTATTTAATCTACTTACCTCTTCTTCAGTAAGTGATCTATATAGTAGAGGAGGTGGACATTGGAAGTCGACTTTTGTGGTTAATTTCTTGGTCGATATTTTAACGCCAGTAGTCGGTTTAGATTCAACTGCTTGATTGAGAATTTTCTTCGCAACATTTTCCTATGTAGCCGTAATATGAAATTGGTTTTTTAATTTACAGAAAATGCACATACATTAATTACATCATTGAACCAACATGCAGATTCATCTCACCTTTCCCTGAGCCTTTTCTTCTTTGCGTTCATTACTATTGGttgttttatcttttgatgGAAGTATCATTCCCTTCGAAAATTCtataaataaaatacaatctttcatctaattttatcagaaaatgaatGCACTGCTACCATACGATTACATATGTACAATATACACTAGGGCAGATTTAGGGGGTGGTATGAATAAATCTTAACACCAATGGTGTAATGCACAGTGGCCTTAAAATCTTCCTAGATGTGCCTCTGTATATACCGGTACACTGTGagagtaaattgaaattttacctTCTTTAAGCCCAGTAATATATTTAGCTAGTTGATTTCTGATAAGAAAAGATCCTTTTAGATGAACGATCTGTTTAAGAGTATACGCAGGATCACTGTTGTCTTTGGTCGAGACACTTATCtgttaaatcaattgaaaGAAGTTAGACCCAGTATTGTGAAATACACATGGCTTATGTGGCAATCATCAACCACTATCAAAAACTAATTGGCTTCTGGGGCTTTTGAATTAACAAGTCAATTCTTTCAGcatgatttcaattgtttCTGTATCACTTACATCGATCTCCTCTGCAGAATTTTCTTCACTTAAATTTGGAATTTCAATGGTTCCATTAATCTTTTCATCACTATCAGTCAACATTCCTGCAAATAGAGAgttatttttttatcttatgtaTTCCACAGCATTTAAATCCAATGTGTGACTGCTGAGTTTATGCGCAAATTACCTTCccaatttagttttatatgcCATTCGTAGAAGAATATTAATTTAGCCTTTCTATTATTTGCTACTGCCTCTCCATCGATGCTGACTACTTCATTAATCCTACATTTACCTGGAATTGAGTAAAAAAAGGCTTGCTGTTATCATCTAAGACAAAGTTAGGAAAAACATCCgatttttcatgggatttTTTATACCTTCATTTGTCTCTATAATAAGATCCATCAGCAGTGATTTGAGTTTATCTTTTGACCACCCTGAAGCATTTTTTTCAGTCCTGAAAAGTAACGACATCTTGTTTCTAGTCAATCACTAATATAAGATTGGACTCtacaattaaaatcaattgatttaattcatgaATTAGTGAAATAACCCTTTTACTGATAATAGGGGTATCAATTTTGTTAATGCCATCATGAGGGTGGTTTGATATGTCAAGAAACTCAAACAGCAGGGCACAAGTTAAAAAGGTTAAGACTTTGAATGCATTACCACTACTCTACCACTACCAGGAGGGTATAATTACTTGACAACATACAATAACATACCAGTGCCAATTGTTTACATTCGTTCCATCAGTCCGATCTTCTACAATCCAACGTGGATCTCCTTCACCCCACTTCGCCATGATACTAATGGTAATCTGCTCGGATTTGTTTGTAGTGTGATGATGTGGCTACCGCCCGGGGTtacagaaaaaataaaagcCAAGAAGGACAAGGTGGTGGGAATTATTCTCCTGTTCTTATCTGACGAGTTCAACTTTCCTTCCTCGAtcttgatgatgatgatatactGGGCCTTTCCTTAGATACTACAGCCAGAGTGTCGGGAATGACGAAAATAAAAGTCGATGTCGTATCTT
It includes:
- the LOC141906916 gene encoding activator of 90 kDa heat shock protein ATPase homolog 1-like, whose product is MAKWGEGDPRWIVEDRTDGTNVNNWHWTEKNASGWSKDKLKSLLMDLIIETNEGKCRINEVVSIDGEAVANNRKAKLIFFYEWHIKLNWEGMLTDSDEKINGTIEIPNLSEENSAEEIDISVSTKDNSDPAYTLKQIVHLKGSFLIRNQLAKYITGLKEEFSKGMILPSKDKTTNSNERKEEKAQGKENVAKKILNQAVESKPTTGVKISTKKLTTKVDFQCPPPLLYRSLTEEEMVNAFTQKAVSEFRCEKGGRFSFYGNTISGEFTELVLNEKIKMKWRLKDWPAAHYSEVTLTLDDRDGSTQLTLTQSGIPATDFDRTKDGWKNFYWDRIRQTFGYGAKLF